One window from the genome of Pieris napi chromosome 3, ilPieNapi1.2, whole genome shotgun sequence encodes:
- the LOC125063360 gene encoding DNA excision repair protein ERCC-1 isoform X1, with product MEEDGLDDLLAQISEPTSPKKTKQDEQPGTSKSTSKTHCVLVNQKQRGNPLLKFIVSVPWEYDEIIPDYEIGKTIGILFISVRYYNLNPDYINNRLKDLGKKYDLRVLLVQVDLKDPHAALKNLTRICLLTDLTLMLAWSPEEAAKIIENYKIYENKPPDKIMEKIENDPHQKIVNALSSIKPVNKTDALTLIATFGTLENIIKATEKKLSECPGFGATKAKKLYRALHEPFLKNQMKPDVFAGNISIEDIESVENITD from the exons ATGGAAGAGGATGGTTTGGATGACTTACTTGCCCAAATAAGTGAACCTACATCAccgaaaaaaacaaaacaagatGAACAACCCG GAACATCAAAATCTACTTCGAAAACACATTGTGTCTTAGTTAATCAGAAACAG AGAGGAAATCCATTACTAAAGTTCATTGTTAGTGTGCCTTGGGAATATGATGAAATAATACCTGACTATGAAATAGGAAAAACTATTGGCATCCTATTTATTTCTGTACGTTATTATAACCTTAATCCTGATTATATTAACAACAGGCTTAAAGACTTGGGGAAGAAGTATGATCTCCGGGTACTTTTGGTTCAG GTAGACCTTAAAGACCCTCAtgcagcattaaaaaatttaacaaggATTTGTTTGCTAACAGACCTGACCCTCATGCTTGCTTGGAGTCCAGAGGAAGCTgcaaaaattatagaaaattacAAAATCTATGAAAATAAACCACCTGATAAGATAATGGAGAAAATAGAAAATGATCCACATCAGAAG ataGTTAATGCTCTTTCATCAATAAAGCCAGTGAACAAAACAGATGCATTAACATTAATAGCAACATTTGGTACTTtagaaaacataataaaagcTACAGAAAAGAAATTATCAGAATGTCCTGGCTTTGGGGCTACTAAGGCTAAAAAACTCTATAGAGCTTTACATGAACCATTCTTAAAGAATCAAATGAAGCCAGATGTATTTGCaggaaatattagtatagaagaTATTGAAAGTGTTGAAAATATCACTGATTAA
- the LOC125063360 gene encoding DNA excision repair protein ERCC-1 isoform X2: protein MEEDGLDDLLAQISEPTSPKKTKQDEQPGTSKSTSKTHCVLVNQKQRGNPLLKFIVSVPWEYDEIIPDYEIGKTIGILFISVDLKDPHAALKNLTRICLLTDLTLMLAWSPEEAAKIIENYKIYENKPPDKIMEKIENDPHQKIVNALSSIKPVNKTDALTLIATFGTLENIIKATEKKLSECPGFGATKAKKLYRALHEPFLKNQMKPDVFAGNISIEDIESVENITD, encoded by the exons ATGGAAGAGGATGGTTTGGATGACTTACTTGCCCAAATAAGTGAACCTACATCAccgaaaaaaacaaaacaagatGAACAACCCG GAACATCAAAATCTACTTCGAAAACACATTGTGTCTTAGTTAATCAGAAACAG AGAGGAAATCCATTACTAAAGTTCATTGTTAGTGTGCCTTGGGAATATGATGAAATAATACCTGACTATGAAATAGGAAAAACTATTGGCATCCTATTTATTTCT GTAGACCTTAAAGACCCTCAtgcagcattaaaaaatttaacaaggATTTGTTTGCTAACAGACCTGACCCTCATGCTTGCTTGGAGTCCAGAGGAAGCTgcaaaaattatagaaaattacAAAATCTATGAAAATAAACCACCTGATAAGATAATGGAGAAAATAGAAAATGATCCACATCAGAAG ataGTTAATGCTCTTTCATCAATAAAGCCAGTGAACAAAACAGATGCATTAACATTAATAGCAACATTTGGTACTTtagaaaacataataaaagcTACAGAAAAGAAATTATCAGAATGTCCTGGCTTTGGGGCTACTAAGGCTAAAAAACTCTATAGAGCTTTACATGAACCATTCTTAAAGAATCAAATGAAGCCAGATGTATTTGCaggaaatattagtatagaagaTATTGAAAGTGTTGAAAATATCACTGATTAA